A portion of the Magnolia sinica isolate HGM2019 chromosome 17, MsV1, whole genome shotgun sequence genome contains these proteins:
- the LOC131230713 gene encoding pentatricopeptide repeat-containing protein At1g63070, mitochondrial-like produces the protein MSRKQLGCLPRVLLSKGRLFSAYSSASSVCLLDEQSFDRNQTLGTEIDDRSCRERLNPCIGRNRSLFPLVARVFHSLNWDTAREISFMKAAEKHGLSHSMYVFAFIINIFVSVGLRGEANSLLREIVCYLKNVNLDAFGLLDALVELSGSTGTLSVVSQELIKVFTEFSMLVHAMDVFLWAKKMGLELSIFSCNFLLKHSVKRNEAALVTSLFDEMKNCGPTPNVYTYTILMDFYCGKDMGRATEILEEMERNDVHPNAVTYSTYIRGLCIAGETELAWDFLRDLRDRELPLNSHCYNAVIHGFCCKGSLYEAVMVLEEMRSCGLLPDVHSYSILIHGFFKNGNVRKGLSLFDEMVTSGIRPNLVTYSSLLDGLCKRGQMESALYLFQRLSGFGFKYDQTFYNILIDGYCKHGDLAGAHRLIQEMIGHDLVPDVFNHTSLICSYCKNRCLKMALELFKDMLANGVLPNVVTCTVIVDGYCMEGLVLEAFKLMDEMLEQGIIPNLFTYNVIINRLCKERKSEWAMEIFESMVKRGLVPDVVIYSTLINGFVNELNLEEAFKLYARMSKDGITPNIITYTNLINGLCNYGRMREALNLFEEMIRKGLVPDKIAYTTIIAGFCRTGDIKKALNLFNQMVQSGLLPDVVTYTCLVDGYCKSRRMDNAVVLFDDMEKKEAAPNLVTYTALIAGFRNTGDWSKAFKVYEKMLEKGIEPDAVTYTALGLHLQQDEKG, from the coding sequence ATGAGTAGAAAACAATTGGGATGTCTACCTCGGGTTCTTCTTTCAAAAGGACGTCTTTTTAGTGCCTATTCTTCTGCTTCTTCTGTGTGTCTCTTGGACGAACAATCTTTTGATCGAAATCAGACTCTTGGAACTGAAATTGACGATAGAAGTTGCAGAGAGAGATTGAATCCTTGTATCGGTAGAAACCGCTCTCTTTTTCCCTTAGTTGCTAGAGTATTTCATTCTTTGAATTGGGACACCGCGAGGGAAATAAGCTTTATGAAAGCCGCCGAGAAGCATGGCTTATCTCATTCTATGTACGTGTTTGCATTTATCATCAATATCTTTGTATCTGTGGGATTGCGAGGAGAGGCGAACAGTTTATTGAGGGAGATTGTGTGCTACCTTAAGAATGTAAATCTTGATGCTTTTGGATTGTTGGATGCATTGGTGGAGTTGTCAGGCAGCACTGGAACCTTGTCCGTCGTGTCCCAAGAACTCATTAAGGTTTTCACAGAGTTCTCAATGCTCGTGCATGCCATGGATGTGTTCTTGTGGGCTAAGAAAATGGGGTTGGAGCTGAgcattttttcatgcaatttcCTGCTCAAGCATTCTGTTAAAAGGAATGAAGCTGCGTTAGTGACGagcttgtttgatgaaatgaagaACTGCGGCCCAACTCCCAATGTTTATACTTACACTATTTTGATGGATTTCTACTGTGGAAAAGATATGGGCCGAGCTACTGAGATTCTAGAGGAAATGGAAAGGAATGATGTGCACCCCAATGCTGTGACGTACAGTACGTACATTCGTGGGCTTTGCATAGCTGGAGAAACTGAGCTGGCTTGGGACTTTCTACGGGATTTGAGAGACAGAGAGCTGCCTCTAAACAGTCACTGTTATAATGCCGTTATTCATGGCTTTTGTTGTAAAGGCAGCTTGTATGAGGCGGTGATGGTTTTGGAGGAAATGAGGAGTTGTGGGCTGTTGCCAGATGTTCATAGCTATAGCATTTTGATTCATGGGTTTTTCAAGAATGGCAATGTTCGAAAGGGTCTGAGCCTGTTTGACGAAATGGTGACCAGCGGAATAAGGCCTAACCTCGTTACCTATAGCTCGCTCTTGGACGGTCTGTGTAAGAGAGGACAAATGGAAAGTGCATTGTATTTGTTCCAAAGACTTTCGGGTTTTGGTTTTAAGTATGACCAGACTTTTTACAACATCTTGATTGACGGATACTGCAAGCATGGGGATTTGGCTGGGGCTCACAGGCTCATTCAGGAGATGATTGGACATGATTTGGTTCCTGATGTTTTCAATCACACCAGCCTAATATGTAGTTACTGCAAAAATAGGTGCTTGAAGATGGCCTTGGAACTGTTTAAAGATATGCTTGCTAATGGCGTGTTGCCAAATGTTGTTACTTGCACTGTTATTGTTGATGGGTATTGCATGGAAGGGCTGGTCTTGGAAGCTTTCAagcttatggatgaaatgctagAGCAGGGCATTATTCCTAACTTGTTTACTTATAATGTAATCATCAACAGGCTGTGCAAGGAGAGGAAATCAGAGTGGGCCATGGAGATTTTTGAATCGATGGTAAAGAGAGGGCTTGTTCCTGACGTTGTTATTTATAGCACCCTAATCAATGGTTTCGTGAACGAATTGAATTTGGAGGAGGCTTTCAAGTTGTACGCTAGGATGTCGAAAGATGGGATCACGCCAAACATCATTACGTATACGAACCTTATCAATGGACTATGCAATTACGGCAGAATGCGGGAAGCTTTGAATTTGTTTGAGGAAATGATTAGGAAGGGGTTGGTGCCTGACAAAATTGCTTACACGACGATTATTGCTGGGTTTTGTAGAACTGGAGATATAAAGAAGGCTTTGAATCTGTTCAATCAGATGGTGCAAAGCGGTCTCTTGCCTGACGTAGTTACTTATACCTGTCTTGTTGATGGGTACTGCAAGTCTCGTCGGATGGACAATGCGGTTGTTTTGTTTGATGACATGGAGAAAAAGGAAGCTGCTCCGAATTTGGTAACTTATACGGCCCTAATCGCAGGATTCCGAAACACTGGTGATTGGAGCAAAGCTTTTAAGGTGTATGAGAAAATGTTGGAAAAGGGCATTGAACCAGATGCTGTTACCTATACAGCATTGGGGTTGCATTTGCAGCAGGATGAGAAAGGTTGA